One window of the Thermodesulfomicrobium sp. WS genome contains the following:
- a CDS encoding helix-hairpin-helix domain-containing protein — protein sequence MNVDTLVQRLTELNRAYRHGTPLVPDEVYDALVEELRRQAPDHPFLHRVEPEDFRGRRLVRHPQPMLSTEKAYTPGEVARFVERVERAGEEAGVHPVRLRLTPKLDGLAGRDDGEVLATRGDGEMGSDITHVFARGVIPVGGRGLGLGELVLRQSYFAKHLAAYFEHPRNLVVGIASADELNEHAQKALAAGAVLFVPYVTLPAWEGSGAELLERLDAIRQDLARQVDYPLDGFVAEVTDEGVRRILGATSHHYRWQLAIKRKGDTAITSVEAIVWQVGRTGKVTPVLQVAPVSLSGATIRRVSGHNAGFVRKAGLGPGARVVIIRSGEVIPKVEEVIEPAPVLLPTTCPSCHSPLAWENDFLVCEAPHCPAKQAEALSHWFRTIDSAHWFGPKTIARLVEAGYDRVEAVYRLTEADFRALGFGPVQAANLAQALRSSASGGVEDWRFLAALGIEGLGIAESRRLLTHVPWERLFAITEEELQNIPGFGPVTAAAVVAGISRNRDRIRQMLDAGFVLRHTPPPAHQPSALAGKRIVFTGTMESGPRKALEDEARALGAQVGSAVSRSTDYLVVGRDPGSKLAKAQELGVTILTETQYRRLVEERHAATHGR from the coding sequence ATGAACGTCGATACCTTGGTGCAGCGCCTCACTGAGCTCAACCGCGCCTACCGGCACGGCACGCCTCTGGTGCCCGACGAGGTGTACGACGCCCTAGTGGAAGAGCTGCGGCGTCAAGCCCCGGACCACCCCTTTCTCCACCGCGTAGAGCCCGAAGACTTCCGCGGCCGCCGTCTAGTGCGCCACCCCCAGCCCATGCTCTCCACGGAAAAGGCCTACACCCCCGGTGAAGTGGCCCGTTTCGTGGAGCGGGTGGAGCGCGCCGGCGAGGAAGCGGGCGTGCACCCGGTGCGCCTGCGCCTCACCCCCAAGCTGGACGGCCTGGCAGGCCGCGACGACGGCGAGGTCCTGGCCACCCGTGGCGATGGCGAGATGGGCTCGGACATCACCCACGTCTTCGCCCGCGGGGTCATCCCAGTGGGCGGCCGCGGCCTGGGGCTGGGCGAGCTGGTGCTGCGGCAAAGCTATTTCGCCAAGCACCTTGCCGCCTATTTCGAGCACCCGCGCAACCTCGTGGTGGGCATCGCGAGCGCCGACGAACTGAACGAGCACGCCCAAAAGGCCCTGGCCGCCGGGGCCGTGCTCTTCGTGCCGTATGTAACCTTGCCGGCCTGGGAAGGCAGCGGTGCAGAGCTTCTGGAGCGCCTCGACGCCATCCGCCAGGATCTGGCGCGGCAGGTGGACTACCCCCTGGATGGATTCGTGGCGGAAGTGACGGACGAAGGCGTGCGCCGGATCCTCGGCGCCACCAGCCACCACTACCGCTGGCAGCTGGCCATCAAGCGCAAGGGCGATACCGCCATCACCAGCGTGGAGGCCATCGTGTGGCAGGTGGGCCGCACCGGCAAGGTCACCCCGGTGCTCCAGGTGGCGCCGGTGTCCCTGTCCGGGGCCACCATCCGCCGGGTGAGCGGCCACAACGCCGGGTTCGTGCGCAAGGCCGGGCTGGGGCCTGGGGCGCGGGTAGTCATCATCCGCAGCGGCGAGGTCATCCCCAAGGTGGAAGAGGTCATCGAGCCCGCCCCGGTTCTCCTGCCCACCACCTGCCCCTCCTGCCACAGCCCCCTGGCGTGGGAGAACGACTTTCTCGTCTGTGAAGCCCCCCATTGCCCGGCCAAGCAGGCCGAAGCCCTCTCCCATTGGTTCCGCACCATAGACAGCGCCCATTGGTTCGGTCCCAAGACCATCGCCCGACTGGTGGAAGCCGGATATGACCGCGTGGAGGCGGTGTACCGGCTGACGGAAGCGGATTTCCGCGCCCTGGGCTTCGGCCCGGTGCAGGCGGCCAATCTGGCCCAGGCCCTGAGAAGCAGCGCGAGCGGCGGCGTGGAAGACTGGCGCTTTCTGGCGGCCCTGGGCATCGAGGGATTGGGTATCGCCGAAAGCCGACGCCTGCTCACCCACGTGCCCTGGGAGCGGCTTTTTGCCATCACCGAGGAAGAACTCCAAAACATCCCGGGTTTTGGCCCGGTGACCGCCGCAGCCGTGGTGGCGGGGATCTCCCGCAACCGCGACCGCATCCGCCAGATGCTGGACGCAGGCTTCGTGCTGCGCCATACCCCACCACCAGCGCACCAGCCCAGCGCCCTTGCGGGCAAGCGCATCGTGTTCACCGGGACCATGGAGAGCGGTCCGCGCAAGGCCCTGGAAGACGAGGCCCGCGCCCTGGGGGCGCAGGTGGGTTCCGCAGTCTCGCGTTCCACCGATTACCTGGTGGTGGGCCGTGACCCTGGATCCAAGCTCGCCAAGGCCCAGGAGCTTGGCGTCACCATCCTTACGGAAACCCAATACCGGCGGCTGGTGGAAGAGCGCCACGCCGCCACCCACGGGAGGTAA